From Streptomyces griseorubiginosus, one genomic window encodes:
- a CDS encoding protein kinase domain-containing protein: MQGQLLAGRYRLADPIGKGGMGRVWRAHDEVLHRAVAIKELTAALYVSESDQAVLLARTRAEARAAARINHSAVVTVHDVLDHDGRPWIVMELVEGRSLADAVKEDGRVEPREAARIGLWVLRALRAAHSAGVLHRDVKPGNVLLARDGRVLLTDFGIAQIDGDTTITRTGEVVGSVDYLAPERVRGADPGPSADLWALGATLYTAVEGRSPFRRTTPLTTMQAVVEEDPAAPVNAGALGPVLAALLRKDPADRPSTAQAEQLLAEAAEGQRPAAAQAYVPTGAVRYEPESATRGAGTGTQTRAVQTAAATPYPPVTAAPVRRKRHRLRTFALVVALAVIVGAGAVVALQQFGTDSATGSGPSTQTPSATATESDGQPGVPAGWQRHNDPAGFTIYLPPGWQRSISIDEDGLTQVDYSPDRGKHLVRVAVDTAPDFTSSYEHMSNLDAQISDLKNYTRLSLKKVLFRDLPGARWEYTWDALAKDPPHYFAAPYRAIDVGFMERDGTEYAIYASSPTADWATTRKDFDWILRSWQEAEAKG; the protein is encoded by the coding sequence ATGCAGGGCCAGCTCCTCGCGGGGCGCTACCGGCTCGCCGACCCGATAGGTAAGGGCGGCATGGGCCGCGTCTGGCGTGCCCACGACGAGGTGCTGCACCGGGCCGTGGCGATCAAGGAGTTGACCGCCGCGCTCTACGTTTCCGAGAGCGACCAGGCCGTGTTGCTCGCCCGCACCCGCGCCGAGGCCCGCGCGGCCGCCCGGATCAACCACTCCGCCGTCGTCACGGTGCACGATGTGCTGGACCACGACGGCCGGCCCTGGATCGTGATGGAGCTGGTCGAGGGCCGCTCGCTGGCCGACGCCGTCAAGGAGGACGGCCGGGTGGAGCCGCGCGAGGCCGCCCGGATCGGGCTGTGGGTGCTGCGAGCCCTGCGCGCCGCGCACTCCGCCGGCGTCCTGCACAGGGATGTGAAACCCGGCAACGTCCTGCTCGCCCGGGACGGTCGCGTCCTGCTGACCGACTTCGGTATCGCCCAGATCGACGGCGACACCACCATCACCCGCACCGGAGAGGTCGTCGGCTCGGTCGACTACCTCGCCCCCGAGCGCGTCCGCGGCGCCGACCCCGGGCCGTCCGCCGACCTGTGGGCGCTGGGCGCGACGCTGTACACGGCGGTCGAGGGCCGCTCACCGTTCCGCCGCACGACCCCGCTGACGACCATGCAGGCCGTCGTCGAGGAGGATCCCGCCGCGCCGGTCAACGCCGGTGCGCTGGGGCCCGTGCTCGCCGCGCTGCTGCGCAAGGATCCGGCCGACCGGCCGAGCACGGCGCAGGCGGAGCAGCTGCTCGCCGAGGCGGCGGAGGGACAGCGACCGGCGGCCGCGCAGGCGTATGTGCCGACGGGGGCGGTGCGGTACGAGCCGGAGAGCGCGACCCGCGGTGCCGGCACCGGCACCCAGACCCGGGCGGTGCAGACGGCCGCGGCCACGCCCTATCCGCCGGTCACGGCCGCGCCCGTGCGGCGGAAGCGGCACCGCCTGCGCACGTTCGCCCTGGTCGTCGCGCTCGCGGTGATCGTCGGGGCGGGTGCGGTGGTCGCGTTGCAGCAGTTCGGTACGGACAGCGCCACCGGGTCCGGCCCCTCGACGCAGACTCCGAGCGCCACTGCGACCGAGTCGGACGGACAGCCCGGGGTTCCCGCCGGCTGGCAGCGCCACAACGATCCGGCGGGTTTCACCATCTACCTGCCCCCGGGATGGCAGCGGTCCATCTCCATCGACGAGGACGGCCTCACGCAGGTCGACTACTCGCCCGACAGGGGCAAGCACCTCGTGCGGGTCGCCGTCGACACCGCTCCGGACTTCACCAGCTCGTACGAGCACATGAGCAACCTGGACGCGCAGATCTCGGACCTGAAGAACTACACGCGGCTGAGTCTCAAGAAGGTGCTGTTCCGCGACCTGCCGGGCGCGCGCTGGGAGTACACGTGGGATGCGCTGGCAAAGGATCCGCCGCATTACTTCGCGGCCCCCTACCGCGCCATCGACGTCGGGTTCATGGAACGCGACGGCACCGAGTACGCCATCTACGCGTCCTCACCGACCGCCGACTGGGCCACCACCCGCAAGGACTTCGACTGGAT
- a CDS encoding protein kinase, which translates to MDDYAGRVLADRYRLPLPPSDEYELTETRAFDTYSGQEVLVRQVPLPEVVEAEVLDAEGLPDGFTARDPQGGRRSPGRGGTRRPTEPAVRRAVEAAQAAARIPDHPRLDQVFDVFAEGGSLWIVSEWVAARPLAALLAEKPLTPYRAAEVASDVLMALRVLHAHGWVHRNITARTVLVCDDGRVMLTGLAVGAAEEALCGYDPVPAEAGEWGSGDAEFGAGTEDGGAGGPGGLPGTAGAGTGVARADGKGVTDGRGVPVVAPPGGRGAAGGYRVPGQGAGAAGEGAGGGRTALGGAGGAAAAFGLGAGAQGVGPGAGLGPVGAGGFGGGDTDPEAARRAAIEARESRGLPSAGVESSNGAGSAGALVRRDPDGGTDIRAARAGAIAAYRAGARAAARVQEAQNSRAALPGARPAPDTDLPAAQSNGPGPTQPPYPSAGGAAQVPYPYPNGGAQPPQDSANGIEHVPGSVSAGQIADPYGVRPAAWHGAAPRDGVGGMTRGGAGGAVDGQMPGLGAVPAGGPGPGDVVDAAPTRWDELTPAAPAARRGPATALAAERARQARMAVVGPVTERWAPEQAGPVHENWQLAAPIGPATDLWALGALLFRAVQGHAPYPEESTAELVQLVCAEPPAFAEECGPLRPVVESLLRQDPTERLDFEELRGWLRSLVRSAPEPEAGVHVVAAPPVDTSRLPIVRRRGELVRRRRAGLPATSAHGRHKRAREDAGASPRRLGRNLLLLILLVMAAAIAYAMYFMPKADPDDEGAEKTGSTSQAGPAQSPDASSEPRPEQTTPEPTAPEPSRSSAAAETQTAGPEVADGFTVRTDAEGFKVAVANGWDRTPRNGRGQVVYSQGDFELIVVPGRDTAAANGDDPMAYQREKEPELQPYRDSSWATATGLKSIQVGTRSMAEGQFTWTGDDGRELYVRNLAILSGGKYHVVQVRGPEAERDEVTRLYEQASATYQVTG; encoded by the coding sequence GTGGACGACTATGCGGGTCGGGTGCTCGCCGACCGCTACCGCCTGCCACTGCCCCCTTCTGACGAGTACGAACTCACCGAGACGCGCGCCTTCGACACCTACAGCGGGCAGGAAGTCCTGGTCAGGCAGGTCCCGTTGCCCGAGGTCGTCGAGGCGGAGGTGCTCGACGCGGAGGGGCTGCCCGACGGGTTCACGGCCCGCGATCCGCAGGGTGGGCGGCGGAGTCCGGGGCGGGGCGGTACGCGCCGGCCCACGGAACCCGCGGTGCGCAGGGCCGTCGAGGCGGCGCAGGCCGCCGCGCGGATACCCGACCATCCGCGGCTCGACCAGGTCTTCGACGTGTTTGCCGAGGGCGGTTCGCTGTGGATCGTGAGCGAGTGGGTGGCCGCGCGGCCGCTGGCGGCGCTGCTCGCCGAGAAGCCGCTGACGCCGTACCGGGCGGCCGAGGTCGCCTCCGACGTGCTGATGGCCCTGCGGGTGCTGCACGCGCACGGCTGGGTGCACCGCAACATCACCGCCCGCACGGTACTGGTCTGCGACGACGGCCGGGTGATGCTGACCGGCCTCGCGGTGGGCGCGGCCGAGGAGGCGCTGTGCGGCTACGACCCGGTGCCGGCGGAGGCGGGTGAATGGGGCTCCGGGGACGCGGAGTTCGGGGCCGGGACCGAGGACGGCGGGGCCGGTGGGCCTGGAGGCCTCCCTGGAACCGCGGGTGCGGGCACGGGAGTTGCGCGGGCCGACGGCAAAGGTGTGACCGACGGGCGGGGTGTTCCGGTGGTCGCACCGCCCGGTGGGCGCGGGGCAGCGGGTGGCTACCGGGTTCCCGGGCAGGGTGCGGGTGCCGCGGGCGAGGGTGCGGGCGGCGGGCGTACGGCGCTCGGCGGGGCCGGTGGGGCCGCGGCGGCCTTCGGGCTCGGTGCTGGTGCGCAGGGCGTGGGGCCGGGCGCGGGACTGGGGCCGGTCGGTGCGGGCGGTTTCGGCGGGGGCGACACCGACCCCGAGGCGGCTCGGCGGGCGGCGATCGAGGCGCGGGAGTCGCGGGGGCTGCCGAGCGCCGGGGTGGAGTCGTCCAACGGCGCCGGTTCCGCCGGTGCCTTGGTCCGACGGGACCCCGACGGCGGTACGGACATCAGGGCGGCGCGGGCGGGTGCGATCGCCGCGTATCGTGCGGGCGCGCGAGCGGCGGCCCGGGTCCAGGAGGCCCAGAACAGCCGAGCGGCACTTCCGGGAGCCCGCCCGGCACCGGACACCGACCTTCCGGCGGCCCAGAGCAACGGGCCGGGACCGACTCAGCCGCCGTACCCGTCGGCGGGCGGTGCCGCCCAGGTGCCGTATCCCTATCCGAACGGCGGCGCGCAACCGCCCCAGGACAGCGCGAACGGCATCGAGCACGTGCCCGGGAGTGTGTCGGCGGGGCAGATAGCGGACCCCTACGGTGTGCGGCCGGCCGCCTGGCACGGAGCCGCGCCGCGCGACGGCGTCGGTGGGATGACCAGGGGCGGCGCGGGCGGCGCCGTAGACGGGCAGATGCCCGGTCTCGGTGCCGTACCCGCCGGTGGGCCCGGACCCGGGGATGTCGTGGATGCCGCTCCCACGCGGTGGGACGAGCTCACGCCCGCCGCCCCTGCCGCTCGCCGTGGCCCCGCCACCGCGCTCGCCGCGGAGCGGGCACGGCAGGCGCGGATGGCTGTGGTGGGGCCCGTCACCGAGCGGTGGGCACCCGAGCAGGCCGGGCCGGTGCACGAGAACTGGCAGCTCGCCGCGCCCATCGGGCCCGCGACCGACCTGTGGGCCCTCGGAGCCCTGCTCTTCCGGGCCGTGCAGGGGCACGCGCCCTACCCCGAGGAGTCGACGGCCGAGCTGGTGCAGCTGGTGTGCGCCGAGCCGCCCGCCTTCGCGGAGGAGTGCGGGCCGCTGCGGCCGGTCGTGGAGTCGTTGCTGCGGCAGGACCCCACCGAGCGGCTGGACTTCGAGGAACTGCGCGGCTGGCTGCGCTCGCTGGTGCGGTCCGCGCCCGAGCCGGAGGCCGGTGTCCATGTCGTGGCCGCGCCGCCCGTGGACACGAGTCGGTTGCCGATCGTGCGGCGCCGGGGCGAGTTGGTGCGCAGGCGGCGGGCCGGGCTGCCCGCGACCAGTGCGCACGGCCGGCACAAGCGGGCCCGGGAGGACGCCGGTGCCTCGCCGCGCCGCCTCGGCCGCAATCTGCTGCTGCTGATCCTGCTGGTGATGGCCGCGGCGATCGCGTACGCCATGTACTTCATGCCCAAGGCGGACCCCGACGACGAGGGCGCCGAGAAGACCGGCTCCACCAGTCAGGCCGGGCCCGCCCAGTCCCCGGACGCGAGCAGTGAGCCCCGGCCCGAGCAGACCACGCCCGAGCCGACCGCTCCCGAGCCGTCGCGGTCCAGCGCCGCCGCCGAGACGCAGACCGCCGGGCCCGAGGTCGCCGACGGCTTCACCGTGCGCACGGACGCCGAGGGCTTCAAGGTCGCCGTGGCCAACGGCTGGGACCGCACCCCGAGGAACGGCCGCGGTCAGGTCGTGTACTCCCAGGGCGACTTCGAGCTGATCGTCGTACCCGGGCGGGACACCGCGGCGGCGAACGGTGACGACCCGATGGCCTACCAGCGCGAGAAGGAGCCCGAGCTCCAGCCGTACCGCGACTCCAGCTGGGCCACCGCCACCGGGCTGAAGTCGATCCAGGTGGGGACCAGGAGCATGGCCGAGGGGCAGTTCACCTGGACCGGCGACGACGGGCGCGAACTGTACGTGCGCAACCTCGCGATCCTGAGCGGCGGGAAGTACCACGTGGTGCAGGTGCGCGGCCCGGAGGCGGAGCGGGACGAGGTGACCCGGCTGTACGAGCAGGCGTCGGCCACGTACCAGGTGACCGGCTGA
- a CDS encoding serine/threonine-protein kinase, producing MSDAERAGASRQDESERLLAGRYRLGGVLGRGGMGTVWRAEDETLGRTVAVKELRFPNSIDEDEKRRLITRTLREAKAIARIRNTSAVTVYDVVDEDDRPWIVMELVEGKSLAEVIREDGLLEPKRAAEVGLAILDVLRSAHREGILHRDVKPSNVLISEDGRVVLTDFGIAQVEGDPSITSTGMLVGAPSYISPERARGHKPGPAADLWSLGGLLYAAVEGAPPYDKGSAIATLTAVMTEPLEEPKNAGPLKDVIYGLLTKDPAQRLDDSRARAMLTAVIHAPEPKHTEPEPPADATRVVPLPAQPEERAGAERLRGALRSMRKAAGAAATSAAASRTKSGGGAAGSGTAGSRTEGSGTAGSGVSTSGASTSGGGKVPAQASEAAAAAPASAPAKPAPPSQPAPPKASPASSASPASSVSQGKGAASASSAAPASAAGGAAGVRDGKTQQANAVSDGRSSGWPVMTPPPDLAPRPVPRAPLTDVVPRRTLVIIAVVVALAVIGTVLALTLGGGDDSSDGAKGGGTKATASAGSSADTKEDESGGTKTDGATTGSPSSDTGAGAANTPSTEESARSSEGSSGSGGSSGDNAVASTYRGSQGYSIGLPDGWSFQTSSSAGDRFTGPDGQKLLVAWTSTPKGDPVADWENQERGMTRSQYTKIRIEQVSYRGWNTADWEFTYVESGTKYRTIDRGFVVNGHLGYALMYTAKAANWGTELRKDTWQTLARTFEPKS from the coding sequence ATGTCGGACGCGGAGCGGGCGGGAGCATCCCGGCAGGACGAGAGCGAGCGTCTCCTCGCCGGGCGGTACCGGCTGGGAGGAGTGCTCGGCCGCGGAGGCATGGGCACGGTGTGGCGCGCCGAGGACGAGACCCTGGGCAGGACGGTGGCCGTCAAGGAGCTGCGGTTCCCGAACAGCATCGACGAGGACGAGAAGCGCCGGCTGATCACCCGCACGCTGCGGGAGGCCAAGGCGATCGCGCGGATCCGCAACACCAGTGCGGTGACGGTGTACGACGTGGTCGACGAGGACGACCGGCCGTGGATCGTGATGGAGCTCGTCGAGGGGAAGTCGCTCGCCGAGGTCATCCGGGAGGACGGCCTGCTGGAGCCCAAGCGCGCGGCGGAGGTGGGCCTCGCGATCCTCGACGTGCTCAGGTCCGCGCACCGCGAGGGCATCCTGCACCGGGACGTGAAGCCGTCCAACGTGCTGATCTCCGAGGACGGCCGGGTCGTGCTCACCGACTTCGGCATCGCCCAGGTCGAGGGCGACCCGTCCATCACCTCCACCGGCATGCTCGTCGGGGCGCCCTCCTACATCTCCCCGGAGCGGGCCCGCGGGCACAAGCCGGGACCCGCGGCCGACCTGTGGTCGCTCGGCGGGCTGCTGTACGCGGCGGTCGAGGGCGCCCCGCCGTACGACAAGGGCTCCGCGATCGCGACGCTCACCGCGGTGATGACCGAGCCGCTGGAGGAGCCGAAGAACGCGGGACCCCTCAAGGACGTCATCTACGGCCTGCTCACCAAGGACCCCGCCCAGCGGCTCGACGACAGCCGCGCGCGGGCCATGCTCACCGCGGTGATCCACGCGCCCGAGCCGAAGCACACGGAACCGGAGCCGCCGGCGGACGCGACCCGGGTGGTGCCGCTGCCGGCCCAGCCGGAGGAGCGTGCGGGCGCGGAGCGGTTGCGCGGGGCGCTGCGTTCCATGCGCAAGGCCGCCGGGGCGGCGGCTACGTCCGCGGCCGCGTCACGGACCAAGTCCGGGGGCGGTGCGGCGGGTTCGGGTACGGCGGGTTCTCGTACCGAGGGGTCCGGCACCGCGGGTTCGGGTGTGTCGACTTCGGGTGCGTCGACTTCGGGGGGCGGGAAGGTGCCCGCCCAGGCTTCCGAGGCCGCCGCTGCGGCTCCGGCGTCCGCGCCGGCCAAGCCCGCTCCGCCGTCTCAGCCCGCCCCGCCCAAGGCCTCTCCGGCGTCCTCGGCCTCGCCCGCGTCCTCGGTGTCGCAGGGCAAGGGCGCGGCGAGTGCGTCGTCCGCGGCCCCGGCCTCCGCGGCGGGGGGCGCGGCCGGGGTGCGGGACGGGAAGACGCAGCAGGCCAACGCGGTGTCGGACGGGCGCAGTTCGGGGTGGCCCGTGATGACGCCGCCGCCGGACCTGGCGCCGAGGCCGGTGCCCCGGGCGCCGCTGACCGACGTGGTGCCGCGGCGCACCCTGGTGATCATCGCGGTGGTCGTGGCACTCGCGGTCATCGGCACCGTGCTGGCCCTCACGCTGGGCGGTGGCGACGACAGCAGCGACGGCGCCAAGGGCGGCGGCACCAAGGCGACGGCGAGCGCGGGCAGCAGTGCCGACACCAAGGAGGACGAGAGCGGGGGCACCAAGACCGACGGGGCCACCACCGGCTCCCCCTCCTCGGACACCGGTGCGGGCGCCGCGAACACCCCGAGCACCGAGGAGAGCGCCCGGAGTTCGGAAGGGTCCTCGGGCTCGGGCGGCTCCTCCGGAGATAATGCGGTCGCCTCGACGTACCGGGGGAGCCAGGGGTACTCGATAGGGCTGCCCGACGGGTGGAGCTTCCAGACCTCCAGCTCGGCGGGCGACCGGTTCACCGGGCCCGACGGGCAGAAGCTGCTCGTCGCCTGGACCAGCACGCCTAAGGGCGACCCGGTGGCGGACTGGGAGAACCAGGAGCGGGGCATGACCCGCTCGCAGTACACGAAGATCCGAATAGAGCAGGTGAGCTACCGCGGCTGGAACACGGCCGACTGGGAGTTCACCTATGTGGAGAGCGGGACGAAGTACCGGACGATCGACCGTGGATTCGTCGTCAACGGCCATCTCGGATATGCCTTGATGTACACGGCGAAAGCCGCGAACTGGGGCACTGAGCTGCGCAAGGACACATGGCAGACGCTCGCTCGTACCTTCGAACCGAAGTCGTGA
- a CDS encoding serine hydrolase domain-containing protein encodes MASVRATAAALVCLVLLALAPAALSAQRGPAAETVLPLLVSRGGAPAAALLAQDGTRTRYASAGTGIARADHFRAGSVTKTLIATVVLQLAAEQRLKLSDTVEQHLPGLVRGAGNDGRALTLRSLLTHTSGLSDFAADTGGLVPVTPVQAVRIALTHSPTALGRYAYSNTDYVLLGMVIQQVTGASYATEAERRIIAPLRLTGTSFPGSRTSLPSPHGRAYTTDGTDVTALDPRVAGAAGELVTTLADLDRFYAALLGGRLLSPYWLHEMTDTRAAQGRYGMGLFPVKLPCGTTVWGHNGRITGSYVRTAATVDGRRVLTFRVNTTTVADPGLEPALLAAEFCPRTS; translated from the coding sequence ATGGCATCGGTGCGGGCGACGGCGGCGGCCCTCGTGTGCCTGGTGCTGCTCGCCCTCGCGCCGGCCGCGCTGTCGGCGCAGCGGGGCCCGGCCGCGGAGACCGTGCTCCCGCTGCTGGTCTCGCGGGGCGGCGCCCCGGCCGCGGCCCTGCTCGCCCAGGACGGCACCCGTACCCGCTACGCGTCCGCCGGTACCGGTATCGCCCGCGCCGACCACTTCCGCGCCGGCAGCGTCACCAAGACCCTCATCGCCACGGTCGTCCTCCAACTCGCCGCGGAACAACGGCTGAAGCTGTCCGACACCGTGGAGCAGCATCTGCCCGGCCTGGTGCGCGGAGCGGGCAACGACGGCCGCGCGCTGACCCTGCGCTCCCTGCTCACCCACACCAGCGGCCTGAGCGACTTCGCCGCGGACACCGGAGGGCTGGTCCCCGTCACTCCCGTGCAAGCCGTCCGGATCGCGCTCACCCACTCCCCGACCGCCCTCGGCCGCTACGCCTACTCCAACACCGACTACGTCCTGCTCGGCATGGTGATCCAGCAGGTCACCGGCGCCTCCTACGCCACCGAGGCCGAGCGGCGCATCATCGCTCCGCTGCGTCTGACGGGCACCTCCTTCCCTGGCTCACGCACCTCTCTCCCCTCCCCGCACGGCCGCGCGTACACCACCGACGGAACCGACGTCACCGCGCTCGACCCGCGGGTGGCCGGGGCCGCGGGCGAGCTGGTGACCACGCTCGCCGACCTGGACCGCTTCTACGCGGCACTGCTCGGCGGCCGGCTGCTGTCCCCGTACTGGCTGCACGAGATGACCGACACCCGCGCCGCACAAGGCCGGTACGGCATGGGGCTGTTCCCGGTGAAGCTGCCGTGCGGCACGACGGTGTGGGGGCACAACGGCCGAATCACCGGCAGCTACGTGCGCACCGCGGCCACCGTCGACGGCCGTCGTGTCCTCACCTTCCGCGTGAACACGACGACGGTCGCAGACCCCGGCCTCGAACCGGCCCTGCTCGCCGCCGAGTTCTGCCCCCGCACCTCGTAG
- a CDS encoding glycerol-3-phosphate dehydrogenase/oxidase, translating to MRTATLGPAQRAESLAAMAERELDVLVVGGGVVGAGTALDAVTRGLSVGLVEARDWASGTSSRSSKLIHGGLRYLEMLDFALVREALKERGLLLERLAPHLVKPVAFLYPLQHKAWERWYAGSGVALYDAMSMARGHGRGLPRHRHLSHRHALRVAPALRKDALVGALQYYDAQMDDARFVATLVRTATAYGAKTANRARVTGFLREGERVVGARVEDVEAGGEYEIRAKQVVNATGVWTDDTQGMVGERGQFHVRASKGIHLVVPKDRIHSSTGLILRTEKSVLFVIPWGRHWIIGTTDTDWDLDKAHPAASSADIDYLLEHVNSVLAVPLTRDDVQGVYAGLRPLLAGESDATSKLSREHTVAHPVPGLVVVAGGKYTTYRVMAKDAVDEAVHGLDTRVAECVTEDVPLLGAEGYRALWNARARIAARTGLHVVRVEHLLNRYGSLAEEVLELIAADASLGEPLNAADDYLRAEIVYAASHEGARHLDDVLTRRTRISIETFDRGVRSAREAAELMAPVLGWNKDQIEREVEHYEKRVEAERESQRQPDDLTADAARLGAPDIVPL from the coding sequence GTGAGGACAGCGACACTGGGACCGGCGCAGCGCGCCGAGTCACTCGCGGCGATGGCCGAGCGCGAACTGGACGTGCTGGTGGTGGGTGGCGGAGTGGTCGGAGCGGGCACCGCGCTCGACGCGGTGACCCGGGGCCTGTCCGTGGGCCTGGTCGAGGCGCGTGACTGGGCGTCGGGGACCTCCAGCCGCTCCAGCAAGCTGATCCACGGCGGCCTGCGCTATCTGGAGATGCTCGACTTCGCCCTCGTGCGTGAGGCGTTGAAGGAGCGCGGGCTGCTGCTCGAACGGCTCGCCCCGCACCTCGTGAAGCCCGTGGCCTTCCTGTACCCCTTGCAGCACAAGGCCTGGGAGCGGTGGTACGCCGGATCGGGCGTCGCGCTCTACGACGCGATGTCGATGGCGCGCGGGCACGGCCGGGGACTCCCCCGGCACCGGCATCTGAGCCACCGTCACGCCCTGCGGGTGGCACCGGCGTTGCGCAAGGACGCACTGGTCGGGGCGCTCCAGTACTACGACGCCCAGATGGACGACGCCCGCTTCGTGGCCACCCTCGTGCGCACCGCGACCGCCTACGGCGCCAAGACCGCCAACCGCGCGCGCGTGACCGGGTTCCTGCGCGAGGGCGAGCGGGTGGTCGGGGCCCGGGTGGAGGACGTCGAGGCGGGCGGGGAGTACGAGATCCGCGCCAAGCAGGTCGTCAACGCCACCGGGGTGTGGACCGACGACACCCAGGGGATGGTCGGCGAGCGCGGGCAGTTCCACGTCCGCGCCTCCAAGGGCATCCATCTCGTCGTGCCCAAGGACCGCATCCACTCCTCGACCGGACTGATCCTGCGCACCGAGAAGTCGGTGCTGTTCGTCATCCCCTGGGGCCGGCACTGGATCATCGGCACCACCGACACCGACTGGGACCTCGACAAGGCCCATCCGGCGGCCTCCAGCGCGGACATCGACTACCTGCTGGAACACGTGAACTCCGTGCTCGCGGTCCCCCTGACCCGCGACGACGTCCAAGGCGTGTACGCGGGTCTGAGGCCGCTGCTCGCCGGGGAGTCGGACGCCACCAGCAAGCTCTCGCGCGAGCACACGGTGGCGCACCCGGTGCCGGGGCTCGTCGTGGTGGCGGGCGGCAAGTACACGACGTACCGGGTCATGGCCAAGGACGCCGTCGACGAGGCGGTGCACGGGCTCGACACCCGGGTCGCCGAGTGCGTCACGGAGGACGTGCCGCTGCTGGGCGCGGAGGGGTACCGGGCACTGTGGAACGCGCGGGCGCGGATCGCCGCGCGCACCGGACTCCATGTCGTGCGGGTGGAGCACCTGCTGAACCGGTACGGCTCCCTCGCGGAGGAGGTCCTCGAACTCATCGCCGCGGACGCGTCGCTGGGCGAACCGCTGAACGCGGCCGACGACTACCTGCGCGCCGAGATCGTGTACGCGGCCTCGCACGAGGGGGCCCGGCACCTGGACGACGTGCTGACCCGGCGCACCCGCATCTCCATCGAGACCTTCGACCGGGGCGTGCGGTCCGCCCGCGAGGCCGCCGAGCTGATGGCGCCGGTGCTGGGCTGGAACAAGGACCAGATCGAGCGCGAGGTCGAGCACTACGAGAAGCGGGTGGAGGCGGAGCGGGAGTCGCAGCGGCAGCCGGACGACCTGACGGCGGACGCGGCGCGGTTGGGCGCCCCGGACATCGTGCCGCTCTAG
- a CDS encoding nucleotide sugar dehydrogenase, with the protein MPADLAVIGLGPYGLPLAQAAVAAGIATVGYRTGPEPGSLSPAELRRMLSGGFRTAAGPAELGRVRTAVICAPTPAGPDGGLDLSQVETAARTLAAHLRPHTTVILESPVPPGTTEEFLRPLLEEGSRLRAGRDFHLAYSPTRVDPGNRDFTPANTPKVIGGLTPACTESAAAFYSRLTDKVVRARGPREAETVQLLETNFRHVNIALVNEMAVLCHDLGVDLWDVIRCAETKPFGFHAFRPGPGVGGHAVPRDLTAGSPGGGRSLRMVELARQVNDQMPRYVVQRAAALLNEHGKSARAARVLLLGVTYKPDLADQQATPAQEVAVRLMELGASVSYHDPHVPSWSVLDRPVPRADSLYEAAADADLTILLQQHRTYDLQGLSVKAQLLLDTRGATPTGAAHRL; encoded by the coding sequence ATGCCCGCAGATCTCGCCGTGATCGGACTCGGTCCCTACGGACTGCCCCTGGCCCAGGCCGCCGTCGCCGCCGGCATCGCCACGGTCGGCTACCGCACGGGCCCCGAACCCGGCTCCCTCAGCCCCGCCGAACTGCGCCGGATGCTCTCGGGGGGCTTCCGGACGGCCGCGGGGCCGGCCGAACTCGGCCGCGTCCGTACGGCGGTCATCTGCGCCCCGACCCCGGCGGGCCCGGACGGCGGCCTGGACCTGAGCCAGGTCGAGACGGCCGCCCGCACCCTGGCCGCGCACCTGCGCCCGCACACCACGGTGATCCTGGAATCGCCGGTGCCCCCAGGCACCACGGAGGAATTCCTGCGCCCGCTCCTCGAAGAGGGCTCACGCCTGCGCGCGGGCCGCGACTTCCACCTCGCCTACTCGCCCACCCGCGTGGACCCCGGCAACCGCGACTTCACCCCCGCCAACACCCCCAAGGTGATCGGCGGCCTCACGCCCGCGTGCACGGAGTCGGCGGCGGCCTTCTACTCGCGTCTCACCGACAAGGTGGTACGCGCGCGTGGCCCGCGAGAGGCGGAGACGGTCCAGCTCCTGGAGACCAACTTCCGCCACGTCAACATCGCCCTCGTCAACGAGATGGCCGTCCTCTGCCACGATCTCGGCGTCGACCTCTGGGACGTCATCCGCTGCGCGGAGACCAAGCCGTTCGGCTTCCACGCCTTCCGCCCCGGCCCGGGCGTCGGCGGTCACGCGGTCCCCCGCGACCTGACCGCCGGCAGCCCCGGCGGCGGCCGCTCCCTGCGCATGGTCGAACTCGCCCGGCAGGTCAACGACCAGATGCCGCGTTACGTCGTCCAGCGCGCCGCCGCCCTGCTCAACGAGCACGGCAAGTCGGCCCGCGCCGCCCGCGTCCTCCTCCTCGGCGTCACCTACAAGCCCGACCTCGCCGACCAGCAGGCCACCCCCGCCCAGGAGGTCGCCGTACGCCTGATGGAACTCGGCGCCTCCGTCAGCTACCACGACCCCCACGTCCCGTCCTGGAGCGTCCTGGACCGCCCGGTCCCCCGCGCGGACTCCCTCTACGAGGCGGCGGCCGACGCGGACCTGACGATCCTGCTCCAGCAGCACCGGACGTACGACCTCCAGGGCCTGTCGGTGAAGGCACAGCTGCTGCTGGACACGCGCGGGGCCACGCCCACGGGGGCGGCGCACCGCCTCTGA